A segment of the Panacibacter ginsenosidivorans genome:
TTTTTATGCAGATACTGCTACGCGTTTTTCTGAAGAGATGCAGGAATTATTTTATAAGAACCAGTTCAAACTTATATCAGACATTCCAGCTTTGCGTGGCACTTCTCCCTGGGTGCTCGTAGATTTCAGATCTCCCAAACGTCTTAATCCAATTTACCAGGAAGGCTGGAACCGCAAAGGTCTTTACACAGAAACAGGCAAAAAGAAGAAAGCATTTTTTGTAGTAAAGGGTTGGAATGATGCTATGCAGAAAAAGTATGGGAAATAATTTTTGGAGCCGGGCTTTTGTATTTCAATTAAGCATTGTTGCGTCGCACTCTTGTACGATTTGATTGTTTATGGAGCTTTTTAATCGATCTTTCGATATTATTTTAGACCAGCTTACTAGAACTTAATCTTAAAAAGCTTCTGTGCAAAAGAAATTATCAATTGCTTTTTTTATTAGTAGCGTTCTATTAATTGCTTATGCTTATATAGCAAGAGCAGTGAATTTATTTTTCTTTTGGGAGAGTGATAGTATTGGTATATGCATATTATTTATTGTGGCGCTTTCTTACCTTTTCAGGTCAATTAAAAAAAGAAAAATAGAAAATAAAAATTCAATTGTATCAATATACTTATCTATTCTCACTCTATTTGTTTTTCTGTTGTATGTTATATTGTTATTTACTCTCGGAGGTAGTAATGCTGCTAAAGCGTGTAAGGATTATTGTATAGAAGATAAAAGGTTGAATTCTGAAATAGGAAGTATTATAGGATTTGGATTTAATGTTACAGGAAGCCGGAGTGCAAATCATATAAATGAAAGCAAAGAAAGCGGAAAGGGTTCATTGACATTAATTGTAAAGGGTGAGAAGAAGTTTAAGGATATTTCTTTTAAAGTCAGTAAAGAGCCATTTGAAGAATGGCAGATTATCTATGCAGATTCATTAGGATAAATTCTTTTCGCCTTAGTACATGTCACAAGCACCCACGCATTGTTCATAACCACAGCTCAATAGAGTTTTGAACGTACAAGTGAGTGACACAACGAAAGCTTAATAGCATTTCAAATGCCGGTCACATAAAAAATATTTGCCAACACAGAAATACAATGCAGAATCACTACATTTAGCCAACGGTTGCATTATCTAATCTCTATCACAAAATATTAATTATGAGCACATCAAGAAGAACGTTTTTAAAGAAGGGCACATTGGCAGTTGCAGGTGCCACCTTATTTTCCAATGAAATTTTTGCCGCAGCAAAACCCTCTACCATATTGGGTATTCAGTTATATTCTGTACGCGATGATATGAAAAAAGATCCTTTGGGCACATTGAAGCAAATAAGTGCCATTGGTTATAAATATGTGGAGCATGCGGGCTATGGCGACAGAAAATTTTATGGAAAATATTCTGCAACAGAATTCAAAAAAATACTGGATGATCTTGGCCTGAAAATGAAAAGCGGTCATACTTCCATGGGCCGTGCCGATTGGGATGAAACAAAAAATGATTTTACTGATAAATGGAAAAACACGGTTGAAGATGCAGCAACAGCAGGCCAGGCATATGTGATTAGTCCATGGCTTGATGAAAGCTATCGTAAAAACATAGATGACCTGAAACGCTTTCTGCAGGTGTTTAATAAAAGCGGCGAGCTGTGCAAAAAATCAGGAATGAAATTCGGTTATCATAACCACGATTTTGAATTCAGCCAGCAATTCGATGGTAAAAAAGTGTTTGATATTATTTTAGAAAATACTGATCCTTCACTCGTGGCACAGCAATTAGATATTGGTAACATGTACCATGCAGGCGGTATTGCACTTGATATTATGAAAAAATACCCCGGCCGTTTTGAACTGATGCATGTAAAGGATGAAATAAAAACAGACAAAGCAGGTGAGATGGGCGGCGGCTACGAAAGCACTATTCTTGGCAAAGGGATTATTCCGGTAAAAGAAATAGTTGACCTTGGCAAAAAATCCGGTACAGTACATTTTATCATTGAGCAGGAATCTTACCAGGGTATGGCGCCGGTTGATACCGTGAAAGAAGACTATGAAATAATGCGTAAGTGGGGATATTAAAAGTGAAAGGTGAGAGGTGAAATGTGAAAATTAAGCGGCGTTGTTTTGAAATACTTTTCAACATTAAGTTCATACTGATATCTGGAATAAAAATAAAGGGGGCGGTTGCAAAGCAACCGCCCCCTTTATTTTAAAATATTTTAAGAAGAAAATTTACTGCATAGCTTCTACCGCTTTTTTTATCATTGGATCTGTTTCATTGCTCACTTCATAAAAACCTTCACTGCGCCATATTTGTCTTGCAAGCTGCGCCGGAAATTTTTGCAGCAGATCATTCTTTGCTTTTGCAGAAACTGTGGTAAGATCAATACTGTCGCGTTTTGCAAAGCTTATCAACTCTTGCCATTCTTTATCACCTGCATGAAATGTTTTATATAAATCTGTTGGCGTTTTTAAAGTCTGCAGGTATGTTTTATTCTGCATATAATAAGTATACACAAAATTGTTGAATGTGCCTTTTATGTACAGTTGCAATATTGCATCTGGTTGTGAGGTAGTATCAAAGGGAACAAAGATATCAGGTGTTATACCGCCGCCGCCATATACAATATGGCCGCCTTTTGTTTTGAATGGTGGTCCAACCGGTGCAGATGTATCGCCATGCACTACTTCGCCATCATGAAAACGATGAATCAGTTCGTCTTCATAAGCCTCGCGGTTATTACTGGTATAAGGCTTTTGAATATTGCGGCCAAGCGGTGTATAATATCTCGCTACTGTTAAACGTAATGCACCGCCATCACTCAGGTTAAACTGTTGCTGTACCAAACCCTTGCCAAACGTTCTGCGGCCAATAATAGTGGCACGGTCCCAATCCTGCAATGCACCGGAAAGTATTTCACTGGCACTCGCAGAAGTTTCATCTACGAGTACCGTTAATTTTCCTTTTTCAAACACACCATCTTTTTTGCAATAATATTCTGCAGGTGGCACATGGCCTCCTTTTGTATAAACGATCATTTTGTCTTCATCAAGAAATTCATCTGCAATATCTACCGCTTCCTGCAAAATACCGCCGCCGTTGCCACGCAGGTCAAGTATCAATTCCTGCAGGTTTTGTTTTTGTAGCTTTTCCATTGCCTGCATAAATTCAGGATAAGTGGTCTCAGAAAATTTATTGATGTGTATAAAACCTTTGCCGGGCGCCATCATGTAAGCTACATCAACAGATGGAAGTGGAATAGTACCACGTTCAATAGTTAATGTAGTCGGGTTATTATCGCGTAGTACAGTCAACTTAACTTTTGATCCCCCTTCGCCGCGCAATAATTTTTTTATATCGGCAGGTTTGATTTTTACAGATGCCACCTGCACGGTATCATTTACTTTTATGATCTTGTCACCCACCTGTACACCTGCTTTAAATGATGGCCCATCAGCTATCACATTTACAATATTTACAGTATCGTTGAAGATCTGGAACTCAACACCAATGCCCTGAAAATTGCCCTGCAGGTCTTCATTCACATCCTGTAATTCTCTGGCTGGTATATATATGGAGTGGGGGTCAAGATGTGCCAGCATTTCATTGATGGCGCTTTCTTTAAGGCTGTCTACTGCAACCGTATCAACATACTTATCCTGTATAAGCCCGATGATCTCCTGCACAGAACTGCTTCTTGTATTATTCAAAAAACCGGCTATGCCTCCTGTGTCTTCCCGTAGTTTGTAACCTATCCACATGCCAATCGTCATCACAACTGCAAAAAGCAATGGCAGCCAAACCTGCAATTTTTTATTAACCATAATTATATACTGACTTGATATATCAGAAAACACGAATATCAGTAATAATGTTTAACCGTTAATAATAATGTTAGTGAAGAAAAGAATTAGCAGTTATTGGTGGCAAGCTTTTCAGCTTTGGGCATCGCTGGTTGTGTCACTCACTTGTACTTTCTGAACTTTTGTGAGCATAAAATCAGGATATATAGACTGTTTAGGTTTTTATAAAGTAATACCTGCTTTTTTTTAATTTTAGACAATTAGCACTTATATTTGCAGCCCCAAAAGGGAAATGGCTGCGTAGCTCAATTGAATAGAGCATCTGACTACGGATCAGAAGGTTTCAGGTTTGAATCCTGACGCGGTCACTCAGAACGTATTGAATTTCTATAAGAGCCGGCAAATATTTGATTTTGCCGGCTTTTTTGTTTGTATTATCCCTTGCTTAGTCTTACACTAACCTCCAACAATTTAAAGATATACTGCAGATATTGTTTTTGATATACCTAATATTAGTAGCTTAGAAAATTAAGTTGCTAAAAAGTTCTGTAAAAACGATTGGTAGAAAAAAGTAATTACAATGAAAGAATTCCTTGATGAAAATTTTTTACTGGAAACAAAAACAGCGCAGCAGCTCTATCATGAATATGCTGCACCAATGCCCATAATAGATTATCATTGTCATTTACCTCCTGATCACGTTGCAACCGATTTTAATTTCAATAATCTTACGCAGGCATGGTTATATGGAGATCATTACAAATGGCGAGCCATGCGTACCAATGGCGTACAGGAGAAATTTATCACAGGTGAGGCAGATGATAAACAAAAATTTGAACACTGGGCAGCTACCGTTCCTTATACATTGCGCAATCCCTTATACCACTGGACACATCTTGAATTGCAGCGTTATTTTAATGTACAAGACATACTAAATGCTAACTCAGCAGATAAGATATACAATGCGTGTACAGAGCAATTAATAACTAAAGAATATTCTGTTCGCAACCTGTTACGTAAAATGGATGTACGCATTGTATGTACTACAGACGATCCTGTAGATTCGCTGGAGCATCACCGTAAAATAAAAGAGGATGGTTTTGAAATACCCGTATTGCCTGCATTCCGGCCAGATAAAGCAATGGATATATCCGTCGCAACAACATTCAATGCGTACTTGGAAAAATTGGAAAGCGTTAGCAATATTTCTATTACATCTTTTGATGATTATTTAAACGCATTAAAAAATCGTCATAATTTTTTTGAAGCAATGGGTTGCTGCTTAAGTGATCATGGACTGGAAGAAATATACAGTGCAGATTTTACGGATAGTGAGATCAATACGATCTTTAATAAAATACGTTCAGGCAATGATTTGAATAATGATGAACAATATAAATTCAAAAGTGCCATGCTGGTACATTTTGCAGAATGGGATTGGGAAAAAGGTTGGGTACAGCAATTCCATCTTGGTGCATTGCGCAACAATAATTCACGAATGCTGCAGTTATTAGGGCCTGATACAGGCTGGGATTCTATCGGGGATTTTTCACAGGCCAGTGCATTATCAAAATTTTTAAACAAGCTTGATAAAGAAGATAAACTTGCAAAGACCATCATCTATAATCTTAATCCTGCAGACAACGAATTAATGGCCACCATGACCGGCAATTTCAACGATGGTTCTGTTGCGGGCAAAGTGCAATGGGGTTCTGCATGGTGGTTCCTTGATCAGAAAGATGGCATGATAAAACAGCTGAATACCTTATCCAACATGGGTTTGCTTAGCAGGTTTGTTGGCATGCTTACAGATTCAAGAAGCTTTTTATCTTATCCAAGACATGAATATTTTCGCCGTATTCTATGTAATCTTTTTGGGAATGAAATAGAAAACGGTGAATTGCCTAATGATATAAAATGGACAGGAAAAATAATACAGGATATCTGTTATAATAATGCAGCAAACTATTTTACCTGGAATCTGCAAACGAAATAAAGAGAAAAGAATATTCGAATAAAATAAATGTTGTGGTTAAAAACTATCTTCATCATTGTTGATTTATATTCGAAACGTACAAGTGAGTGACACAAGCGGCGATGCCATAACATACAAATGCCGGTAACATAAATCAGCATCTTTAGTTAAATAAATTTTTGACGATATGCAAACCATAGGAAAGTATAGGTGGGTGGTGGTTGTGTTGCTTTTTTTTGCAACTACTATTAATTATCTTGATAGGCAGGTTATTGGGTTATTGAAAGATGATCTTGCAAAAGAATTTAGCTGGACTGAAAAAGACTACAGCAATATTGTAATGGCATTTTCAGCTGCCTATGCGCTCGGCCTTTTATTTTTTGGAAGGATAGTAGATCGCATCGGCACCAAACTTGGCTACACTGTTTCGGTAATAATCTGGAGCTTTGCCGCAATGGCGCATGCACTGGTGAAATCTACACTGGGCTTCGGTATTGCAAGAACGGCGTTGGGTTTGGGTGAATCGGGAAATTTTCCTTCTGCTATTAAATCTGTGGCAGAATGGTTTCCAAAAAAAGACCGTGCATTTGCAACTGGTATATTTAACAGCGGATCAAATGTAGCTGCCATTATCGGTCCGCCTGCTATCGCATGGATATTTGTATCTTATGGCTGGCAGAAGGCATTTATATGGACTGGTGCTATTGGTTTTCTATGGTTGATGTGCTGGCTTATATTTTATGACATACCTGCCAGACAAAAAAGACTTGGCAAAGCAGAATACGATTATATACACAGCGATGTAACAGATGAAAACAACACATCAAAAGTGGGTTGGGCCAAAATACTTTCTGTAAAACAAACATGGGCTTTTGTAATGGGTAAGTTTCTTACCGATCCGGTGTGGTGGTTTTATTTATTCTGGATACCATCTTATTTTAATACAACATATGGGTTAAACATCAGTACGTCTGCTATACATGTTTCTACTATTTATGTTGCAGCAGGTTTTGGAAGTGTACTTGGTGGTTATCTCTCCGGGTATTTTATTAAAAAAGGATTGCCTGTTTATAAAGCAAGAAAAAAGGCAATGTTCATTTTTGCACTTTGTGTTGTGCCGGTAATATTTGTTCGTTACACTGATGATATTTGGATTGCTGTTGCGCTTATAAGCCTTGCTACGGCTGCACACCAGGCATGGAGTGCGAATATATTTACAACTGCATCTGATATGTTTCCAAAGAAAGCACTAAGCTCTGTTGTTGGAATAGGGGGCATGGCGGGCTCAGTGGGTGGTATTCTTTTTCCGTTGCTGATAGGTGTGGTGCTCGATAAATTTAAACTCGCAGGAACAATAAGCACTGGTTACAATATTATCTTTTTTATCTGCGGCACTTCCTATCTGCTGGCTTGGCTTATGATGCACCTGCTTGCGCCGTCTATGAAAAAGGTTGATCTGTAAGAATTTTTTTTGAGGTCAGCTTATCTTTTCATGGCATCGCCTGTTGTGTCACTCACTTGTACGTTCTGTTTTTCAATAATGCTGCAGCATAGCGCATTTTCTACCGGTAATTTTTATCAACCAGGTAATCATATTCCGGATGTTTCTTTAAATAGGAAGCTACAAAAGGACAGTACACAATTATTTTCTTTTGATGTTCTTTTGCCCATTCCAATGCATGCACTGCCAAAGCAGAAGCAATGCCTTTGCCACCTAATGTGTCGGGCACATCTGTATGCATTAGTGCAATATCATCTTTGTAAAAGCGGTACTGCAAAAACGCCAATTCATTATCCATACTTACTTCGAATTGCTGCATTGTTTCGTTGTTGGTAACTATAATTTTTTCCATCGATATTTTTTTATCGGTAGCCCTGGATTAACACTCAAAAACATAATGCTCTAATGTAAGAAAAAATCTATTGCATTTATTGTCGAATAGTTATTGGAGAAGTACAAGTGTGCGACGCAACGGATGATGATAATAATTATGCTGCCTGGATCAAAAAATATTCTCATTAAAATAAAAACCCGGCTATAAATAACCAGGCTTTTTTATACTATGATTTATTACAATCCAAATACGCCTTTGTTGATCAACTGCAGTGTTTCTTTTTTATGCGATGCTGGAATAAGTAAGGAAATATTATTGTTACTGCCTCCATAACTTACCATGCGCAAAGGAATGGAACTGATCGATTCAAAAACTTTCTTCATCACATCAGGTGTTTGCGCAATATCGTTGCCAACAATGGAAACAATGGTCTGGTCTTTATCTATCTCCACATTACCAAATGGTTCAAGCTCCTGTATTATAGCATCAAGGTTTGTATCAGAATCTATTGTTACACTTACAGCTACTTCAGAAGTGGTGATCATATCAATGGAAGTGCGGTATTTTTCAAACACTTCAAATATTTTTCTCAGAAAACCATAAGCCAGTAACATGCGGCTGCTCTTGATCTTGATGGCAATGATGCCATCTTTTGCTGCCACTGCTTTTGCGCCGTTTCCCTTCACATCTCCCTGTATGGTTGTACCCTTTGCATCGGGCTGCATAGTGTTGAGTAATTTAACCGGCACATTGTAATGCTGTGCGGGCCATATACATGCAGGGTGTAAAATCTTCGCACCGAAATAAGCAAGCTCTGCTGCTTCGTCAAAACTTAATAATTCAACGGGCACTGTTTTATCAACAATACGTGGATCATTGTTGTGCATGCCATCAATATCTGTCCATATTTCACATACACTTGCATTAATAGCTGCAGCAATTAATGATGCAGTATAATCACTGCCACCACGTTTTAAATTATCCACTTCACCTCTTGCATTGCGGCAGATATAACCTTGTGTTACAAATAATTTTTTATTGGTGTTTTGTTGCAGCAACTGGCTAAGCTTTACTTTAATGCTGCCCACCTGTGGTTCTTCATTGGCATCAATGCTCATAAATTCAAGTGCAGGCAACAACAAATGATCTATACCATTTTCTTCCAGATAAACGCAGAATAATTTAGTACTCATCAACTCGCCCTGGGCAAGAATATCTTTATTCAACGCATCGCTGAAAGATATTTTCAAAATAATATTCAGGAATTCGAAATGCTCTGTAACAATGGCGTTTGCTTTTAACAATGATGCTTCTGAATGTACCAGTTCTTTTACAAAATTCCTGTAATGTGCTTCCAGCTCATCTATCTTTCGTTTGGCAGCTTCACGGTCGCTGTGTGCAAGACTATCGCTAATAGCTACCAATGCATTGGTAGTTCCGCTTAAAGCGCTGAGCACAACAATTTTAGGTTCGGCATCTTTTGTTATCAGTTGTGCTACCTGGTGCATACGTTCCGGCTTACCTACGCTGGTGCCGCCAAACTTCATAATTTTCATGAGATATTCCCCCGCCCCGATTTTTTGGTTGTATAAAAATTTTGAGGCTGCAAAAGTATATTGTCTGTAAGAAATATGAAGAAGAATTTTGTGTTCCCGGCGTTATAGCCATACTGATCGTCCCTTGCGTCGCACACCTGCGCTGCTTTTCTTTGCGAAGCTTCTGCATTTTAGCATAGCTATAATAAATAAAATTATAGGGCGTTTTCAAAAAAACAATAAGGCTAAAACGTATTAATTATCAATTAATGCATTCAATTACACATTGTTCATAGCCAAAATGACTTAATTTCATTTTTTTGAAACAAAACCGCTGCTTACATGACAACAGCCTTCCTGGTATTTAAGCTGATAATTTTTATTTTCCTGCTTTGTTTGCTCTTCTACTTCTTTGTTTTTACAACCATCAAAAAACTTTTACGACGCAGAAAAATAAGAACACAAGGTGAGAAAGCGCTTGCTTCTGTTATTGATTACAAAATGGCCAAGGATTCAGACAGGGTTCGTTCTTATTTTCCTGTACTGCAGTTCAGAACAAAGGACGACCAGGTAGTAACGGTACATTCAAAGAAAGCAAGAACAACAAAATATCCTGCAGGCCATATGATCACCGTTTATTATATGCGTGCTGATCCTTCCAAATTTTATATTTCAGGTCTTGTACCTTTTATAAAGATCGCCGGTATTATTTTAGGCAGTAGTGGTGTTGTATTGCTTTGCTATGAAATTTTTAAGACGGTAAAGTTGATAATTGCAGGGGCATAATGCTTTAGATAAAGATTTTATACTATTAATTCCAAAACAAATATCTAATTAGATGCATTTAATGCTCCACTATATTCCAACCGATAAAAGGATTGCGACGCAACAGGTGATGCTATGAAATACTATAGCTGATATAATAAAATTATTCTTCCAGTTTCGATGTATCTAACCTTCCGGTGAAGATGCTTTGCATTTCTTTAGCCTGGTAAATATTCCGGTTGAGTTTATTGCCGAGCACAATGATGACAGCAGTATCCTGTACAAGCCTTGTAAATACTGTATTGCTGCCATGCCATTTGCCATTGTGATAAACAATAGTATCGCCATTGTTGAAGAAGAGATGCCAGCCAAGACCATAATTATGTTTGGTTCTTTTTTCAAAACTATAGGGCTCGAAAGCCATTTCTGTTGTTGATTTTCGGGTAAAAAGATTTTCGTATAATACTTTGTCCCAGGTAAAAAGATCACGGGCTGTGCTGTACACATTTTTATCACCGTAGGTACAATCGAGATGATCCATCGGGAAGGGCCTGGTAACAGAATAAGTGGGCACATAATGCAACGTATCCGCCGCAGAAAAAATATAAGTATCTTTTAAACCAAGCGGTGTGAATACACTATCCTTC
Coding sequences within it:
- a CDS encoding DUF3592 domain-containing protein codes for the protein MTTAFLVFKLIIFIFLLCLLFYFFVFTTIKKLLRRRKIRTQGEKALASVIDYKMAKDSDRVRSYFPVLQFRTKDDQVVTVHSKKARTTKYPAGHMITVYYMRADPSKFYISGLVPFIKIAGIILGSSGVVLLCYEIFKTVKLIIAGA
- a CDS encoding S41 family peptidase, coding for MVNKKLQVWLPLLFAVVMTIGMWIGYKLREDTGGIAGFLNNTRSSSVQEIIGLIQDKYVDTVAVDSLKESAINEMLAHLDPHSIYIPARELQDVNEDLQGNFQGIGVEFQIFNDTVNIVNVIADGPSFKAGVQVGDKIIKVNDTVQVASVKIKPADIKKLLRGEGGSKVKLTVLRDNNPTTLTIERGTIPLPSVDVAYMMAPGKGFIHINKFSETTYPEFMQAMEKLQKQNLQELILDLRGNGGGILQEAVDIADEFLDEDKMIVYTKGGHVPPAEYYCKKDGVFEKGKLTVLVDETSASASEILSGALQDWDRATIIGRRTFGKGLVQQQFNLSDGGALRLTVARYYTPLGRNIQKPYTSNNREAYEDELIHRFHDGEVVHGDTSAPVGPPFKTKGGHIVYGGGGITPDIFVPFDTTSQPDAILQLYIKGTFNNFVYTYYMQNKTYLQTLKTPTDLYKTFHAGDKEWQELISFAKRDSIDLTTVSAKAKNDLLQKFPAQLARQIWRSEGFYEVSNETDPMIKKAVEAMQ
- a CDS encoding GNAT family N-acetyltransferase; this translates as MEKIIVTNNETMQQFEVSMDNELAFLQYRFYKDDIALMHTDVPDTLGGKGIASALAVHALEWAKEHQKKIIVYCPFVASYLKKHPEYDYLVDKNYR
- a CDS encoding MFS transporter; this encodes MQTIGKYRWVVVVLLFFATTINYLDRQVIGLLKDDLAKEFSWTEKDYSNIVMAFSAAYALGLLFFGRIVDRIGTKLGYTVSVIIWSFAAMAHALVKSTLGFGIARTALGLGESGNFPSAIKSVAEWFPKKDRAFATGIFNSGSNVAAIIGPPAIAWIFVSYGWQKAFIWTGAIGFLWLMCWLIFYDIPARQKRLGKAEYDYIHSDVTDENNTSKVGWAKILSVKQTWAFVMGKFLTDPVWWFYLFWIPSYFNTTYGLNISTSAIHVSTIYVAAGFGSVLGGYLSGYFIKKGLPVYKARKKAMFIFALCVVPVIFVRYTDDIWIAVALISLATAAHQAWSANIFTTASDMFPKKALSSVVGIGGMAGSVGGILFPLLIGVVLDKFKLAGTISTGYNIIFFICGTSYLLAWLMMHLLAPSMKKVDL
- the uxaC gene encoding glucuronate isomerase, coding for MKEFLDENFLLETKTAQQLYHEYAAPMPIIDYHCHLPPDHVATDFNFNNLTQAWLYGDHYKWRAMRTNGVQEKFITGEADDKQKFEHWAATVPYTLRNPLYHWTHLELQRYFNVQDILNANSADKIYNACTEQLITKEYSVRNLLRKMDVRIVCTTDDPVDSLEHHRKIKEDGFEIPVLPAFRPDKAMDISVATTFNAYLEKLESVSNISITSFDDYLNALKNRHNFFEAMGCCLSDHGLEEIYSADFTDSEINTIFNKIRSGNDLNNDEQYKFKSAMLVHFAEWDWEKGWVQQFHLGALRNNNSRMLQLLGPDTGWDSIGDFSQASALSKFLNKLDKEDKLAKTIIYNLNPADNELMATMTGNFNDGSVAGKVQWGSAWWFLDQKDGMIKQLNTLSNMGLLSRFVGMLTDSRSFLSYPRHEYFRRILCNLFGNEIENGELPNDIKWTGKIIQDICYNNAANYFTWNLQTK
- a CDS encoding sugar phosphate isomerase/epimerase family protein; its protein translation is MSTSRRTFLKKGTLAVAGATLFSNEIFAAAKPSTILGIQLYSVRDDMKKDPLGTLKQISAIGYKYVEHAGYGDRKFYGKYSATEFKKILDDLGLKMKSGHTSMGRADWDETKNDFTDKWKNTVEDAATAGQAYVISPWLDESYRKNIDDLKRFLQVFNKSGELCKKSGMKFGYHNHDFEFSQQFDGKKVFDIILENTDPSLVAQQLDIGNMYHAGGIALDIMKKYPGRFELMHVKDEIKTDKAGEMGGGYESTILGKGIIPVKEIVDLGKKSGTVHFIIEQESYQGMAPVDTVKEDYEIMRKWGY
- a CDS encoding aspartate kinase; this encodes MKIMKFGGTSVGKPERMHQVAQLITKDAEPKIVVLSALSGTTNALVAISDSLAHSDREAAKRKIDELEAHYRNFVKELVHSEASLLKANAIVTEHFEFLNIILKISFSDALNKDILAQGELMSTKLFCVYLEENGIDHLLLPALEFMSIDANEEPQVGSIKVKLSQLLQQNTNKKLFVTQGYICRNARGEVDNLKRGGSDYTASLIAAAINASVCEIWTDIDGMHNNDPRIVDKTVPVELLSFDEAAELAYFGAKILHPACIWPAQHYNVPVKLLNTMQPDAKGTTIQGDVKGNGAKAVAAKDGIIAIKIKSSRMLLAYGFLRKIFEVFEKYRTSIDMITTSEVAVSVTIDSDTNLDAIIQELEPFGNVEIDKDQTIVSIVGNDIAQTPDVMKKVFESISSIPLRMVSYGGSNNNISLLIPASHKKETLQLINKGVFGL